A stretch of DNA from Pirellulales bacterium:
GCCGGCTTTAGCCGGCTTTTGGTGTCTGCCACCAGCTTTAGCTGGTGGTTTACGGGCCACCACTAGCTTTTTGTCAGCCGGCTTTAGCCGGCTTGTGTCTCAGGCTTCAGCCCTTGGCGGGGTCGAGTCTCCACTCAATGCAGAGGAAGCCCGGCTAAAGCCGGCTCATTGTCAAGCTGGCGCACCTCCAGTTAAGGCTGGGTAGCGAGCGGCGCCGGCTCACTCTCCTTCATCGAAGCCCGTCATTTCCAATCGTGGCTTTGCCGTGCCTTTGGCGTGGTGCTCTTTTTGGTTGGCGATGTAGTCCAGCACCCAAGGCAACTGCCTCTTGCCAAAGCTCACCACACCGTAGCCGCGCTGCCACTCCAAGCGTTTCGATCGCTCTTGCCGATTCAGGTCGTAGGCACTCCCGCCCTTCAACTCTTTGACCAGTTCGCTGATCGTGACAAACGGCTCGATGTTCATCGCCAGATGCACGTGGGTCTCCGTGCCGTTTACGCCGTGCAGGTACACGCCGCGGGTTTTTTTGCAGCGCTCGCGCAACAGCTCATGGACAATGGCTTCGATCCGTGGCGAGAGCAACGGCACGTCATCCTTGGTGTGCCAGTTCAGATGGAGATAAATCTCATGGAACACATGGCTCGACATGGCCGCCTCGCTAAAGCCTCAGGAAGGGTTTGTTCGGGACTTCATATCACCGGCTAAAGCTGATGGCAAGCGGGTAGCCATGAGCAATCTCTCTCCGGCAAGGGCTAAAGCCAGGTTCGAGAAGCCCGGCTAAAGCCGGCTGACAACGGGGGTCATTTTGGCCGCAAACCACCAGCTAAAGCTGGTGGCAAGCGCCGAAGAAGCCCGGCTGAAGCCGGCTCAGGCAATGGCGGTTCCAGCACCACTAGCTCAATCGGCGCGCAAGCGGTTCGCCGCTAGCGCGAACTTAACCTCAACATCCCCAACGCATCATGCATCTTGTTCAATCGCGACTCGTCGAAATAGAACGGAAAGTCACGGGCAATCTCACGCTCCACCTCGGCAATCGCCGCTTGCTCGGCCGCCGAAACCGTGGGCAAAA
This window harbors:
- the tnpA gene encoding IS200/IS605 family transposase gives rise to the protein MSSHVFHEIYLHLNWHTKDDVPLLSPRIEAIVHELLRERCKKTRGVYLHGVNGTETHVHLAMNIEPFVTISELVKELKGGSAYDLNRQERSKRLEWQRGYGVVSFGKRQLPWVLDYIANQKEHHAKGTAKPRLEMTGFDEGE